One part of the Salinivirga cyanobacteriivorans genome encodes these proteins:
- a CDS encoding aminotransferase class V-fold PLP-dependent enzyme — MQSLEQYFKRFRDQIVGIDATFQSPYGEQKMVYADWIASGRLYQPIENKIQQLFGPYVGNTHSESSETGVTMTHAYHKAHQIIKSHVNADENDVIITSGSGMTGVVNKLQRILGLKVPEQLHNFCNLSAKKVNNCLGELGDQRPVVFLTHLEHHSNHTSWLETIADVVLIEPDENLMVNPANLEKIIGQYENRKMKIGAFSAGSNVTGVRPPYHELAAIMHRHGGLCFVDFAASAPYDAIDMHPDDPEQRLDAIMFSPHKFLGGPGSTGVIVFNKDLCKNKTPDHPGGGTVLWTNRWNEFHYVEDIEAREDGGTPAFLQAIKAAYCIKLKEQMTCEKIHQREKELLKIAFEEFPKIKGLHILAEEQRDRLGVISFYVEDFHHNLIVKMLNDRFGIQVRGGCSCAGTYGHFLLHVDKETSHKITEKIDSGDLSEKPGWVRVSIHPTMTDEELLYVIDSIKQVVDHKPEWEQDYEFSSETGEYYHKNAPLVNQDIEKWFELA, encoded by the coding sequence ATGCAATCGCTGGAACAATATTTCAAACGTTTTCGTGATCAGATAGTAGGCATCGATGCCACATTCCAATCACCTTATGGTGAGCAAAAAATGGTTTATGCCGACTGGATTGCCAGTGGACGACTATATCAACCCATTGAAAATAAAATACAACAGCTTTTTGGCCCCTATGTGGGTAATACCCATTCTGAGTCGAGTGAAACCGGGGTGACCATGACGCATGCTTACCATAAAGCCCATCAGATTATTAAATCGCATGTAAATGCCGATGAAAATGACGTTATTATTACCAGCGGTAGCGGAATGACCGGAGTTGTAAATAAACTGCAGCGAATTTTGGGCCTGAAAGTGCCTGAGCAGCTGCACAACTTTTGTAATCTGTCAGCCAAAAAAGTGAATAATTGCCTGGGTGAGCTGGGAGATCAGCGACCAGTTGTATTCCTTACACATTTGGAGCACCATTCAAATCACACGTCATGGCTCGAAACTATTGCCGATGTGGTACTCATTGAACCTGATGAAAATTTAATGGTCAATCCGGCCAACCTCGAGAAAATTATAGGGCAGTATGAAAACCGTAAAATGAAAATCGGTGCTTTTTCAGCAGGATCGAATGTTACAGGTGTGCGACCGCCATATCATGAGTTGGCAGCCATTATGCACCGGCATGGCGGACTCTGTTTTGTAGACTTTGCGGCTTCGGCACCTTACGATGCAATTGATATGCACCCTGATGATCCCGAACAACGGCTGGATGCTATAATGTTTTCGCCACACAAATTTTTAGGCGGTCCCGGGTCTACAGGTGTGATTGTTTTCAATAAAGATTTGTGTAAAAATAAAACTCCCGATCACCCGGGAGGTGGTACAGTATTGTGGACCAATCGTTGGAATGAATTTCACTATGTTGAGGATATTGAGGCTCGCGAAGATGGTGGTACACCTGCTTTTTTACAAGCCATTAAGGCTGCCTATTGTATAAAACTCAAAGAGCAAATGACCTGTGAAAAGATTCACCAGCGTGAGAAAGAGCTTTTAAAGATTGCTTTTGAGGAGTTCCCGAAAATTAAAGGATTGCATATTTTGGCCGAAGAACAACGCGACAGGCTCGGCGTTATATCATTTTATGTGGAGGATTTCCATCATAATTTGATTGTTAAAATGCTGAATGACAGGTTTGGTATACAGGTGCGTGGTGGTTGTTCGTGTGCAGGAACTTATGGTCATTTTCTTTTGCATGTAGATAAAGAAACATCACACAAAATTACCGAAAAAATTGACTCTGGTGATTTATCAGAAAAGCCCGGTTGGGTGAGGGTATCCATTCATCCTACAATGACTGATGAAGAACTTCTTTATGTGATTGACAGCATAAAACAGGTGGTTGACCATAAGCCAGAGTGGGAGCAGGACTACGAGTTTTCAAGCGAAACCGGAGAGTATTACCATAAAAATGCTCCACTTGTTAATCAGGATATTGAAAAATGGTTTGAACTTGCCTGA
- a CDS encoding D-sedoheptulose-7-phosphate isomerase — protein MDIQKIIQESILAKEALLNDDELRLRIRSAGEMIVKAYQENRKVLLCGNGGSAADAQHIAAELTGRFYYDRPPLFAEALHVNTSYVTAVANDYGYDEVYARYVKAAGQKGDVLISLSTSGNSGNVIKAMEAAGDIGMYNIAFTGESGGQMSNLADILLNVPSSDTPRIQESHILVGHIICQWVESELFPK, from the coding sequence ATGGATATTCAAAAAATCATTCAGGAATCTATTCTTGCCAAGGAAGCTTTGCTTAATGATGATGAGCTTCGCTTAAGAATTAGGTCTGCCGGTGAAATGATTGTGAAAGCATACCAGGAAAACAGGAAAGTATTGCTTTGTGGTAATGGTGGAAGTGCTGCAGATGCACAACATATTGCAGCAGAATTAACGGGGCGGTTTTATTATGATCGTCCGCCACTTTTTGCCGAAGCGCTTCATGTGAATACATCATATGTAACAGCAGTGGCTAATGATTATGGTTATGATGAGGTATATGCAAGGTATGTGAAAGCAGCCGGCCAAAAAGGCGATGTTTTGATCAGCCTGTCTACTTCAGGGAACTCCGGTAATGTTATTAAGGCAATGGAGGCAGCTGGTGATATAGGGATGTACAATATTGCATTTACAGGAGAATCAGGGGGCCAAATGAGTAATTTGGCTGATATATTATTGAATGTACCCTCATCAGATACACCCCGGATTCAGGAGAGTCATATTCTTGTGGGACATATCATTTGCCAGTGGGTAGAAAGTGAATTGTTTCCAAAATAA
- a CDS encoding Tex family protein, producing MQNKYLKKISESLNLEPCQITALKKLFDNQATIPFIARYRKEATGNLDEIQIQEIKTQIEYFDELEKRKSYILNVIKEQEKLTPELEKKIDNESDADKLEDLFLPYKPQRKTRASKAIDAGLKPLADEILKQTKQINSNEFSHYICEAFPSPEDVKKGVIDIIADVIATNAEIRDQLRTYYWENGALNSKLKKKDIDADKYGNYTNYSEPIKRLKMHRALAVFRGEKEEILTVGIGIDDQVILQKLKKHFLKGYGATQNIIIEAIEDSFKRLIHPSLENETLKKIREKADKEAIKLFAGNLKQLLMAPPTGEKRIMAIDPGYRTGCKVVCLDEQGNLLHNETIFPHAPQKETKKAIKKIQSLTDAYRPDYIAIGNGTASKETERFIKKIKFTKDIEVFMVNEDGASVYSASKTAREEFPQYDVTVRGAVSIGRRLLDPLAELIKIDPKSIGVGQYQHDVNQTQLKKELDETVFQCVNEVGVNLNTASYHLLAYVSGLSETQAKNIVAFRKKHGKFKNRKELQKVTRLGPKAFEQSAGFLRIRDAENPLDNTAVHPESYKMVNALAKMKGTKPENLPNQQISLSKAEKEKLLEDGWGIYTIEDIIQELKQPGRDPRGKASVFTFNQQIQGIEDLKEGMRVPGIVTNITDFGAFIDIGIKQNGLLHISEIANEYVAHPSEKLHINDQLILRIKSVDLERGRIQLSLKDAKNE from the coding sequence ATGCAGAATAAGTACTTAAAAAAGATTTCGGAGTCTCTTAATCTGGAACCTTGCCAGATTACTGCCCTGAAGAAACTATTTGACAACCAGGCAACCATACCTTTCATCGCCCGATACCGAAAAGAAGCAACCGGAAATTTGGATGAAATACAGATTCAGGAAATAAAAACTCAAATTGAATATTTTGATGAATTAGAAAAACGGAAATCCTATATTTTAAATGTTATAAAGGAACAGGAAAAACTCACACCTGAACTTGAAAAAAAAATTGACAATGAAAGTGACGCAGATAAGCTCGAAGATCTTTTCCTACCCTACAAGCCACAGCGCAAAACGAGGGCTAGCAAAGCTATTGATGCAGGACTTAAGCCACTTGCTGATGAAATATTAAAACAAACAAAGCAAATTAATTCAAATGAGTTTAGTCATTATATATGTGAAGCATTCCCATCACCAGAAGATGTAAAAAAAGGTGTTATTGACATTATTGCTGATGTAATAGCCACTAATGCTGAAATACGTGACCAACTCCGAACTTATTACTGGGAAAATGGTGCACTAAACAGCAAATTAAAGAAAAAAGACATTGATGCGGATAAATATGGAAACTACACCAATTATTCAGAACCCATTAAACGCTTAAAGATGCACCGGGCGCTTGCTGTGTTCAGGGGCGAAAAAGAAGAAATACTCACTGTTGGTATTGGTATAGATGATCAGGTTATTTTGCAGAAACTAAAAAAACACTTTTTAAAAGGATATGGTGCTACACAAAACATCATAATAGAAGCCATTGAAGATAGTTTTAAAAGACTTATTCATCCCTCTCTGGAAAACGAAACACTAAAAAAAATAAGAGAAAAAGCCGATAAAGAAGCCATTAAATTATTTGCCGGGAACCTGAAACAATTATTAATGGCACCCCCAACGGGCGAAAAGCGAATTATGGCCATTGACCCGGGCTATCGCACCGGCTGCAAAGTAGTTTGCCTCGATGAACAAGGCAACCTGCTGCACAACGAAACCATTTTTCCACACGCTCCGCAAAAAGAGACAAAAAAAGCCATAAAAAAAATACAATCACTTACAGATGCTTATCGTCCCGATTATATTGCCATAGGAAACGGAACCGCCAGCAAAGAAACCGAGCGTTTCATAAAAAAAATAAAATTCACAAAAGATATCGAAGTATTTATGGTAAATGAAGACGGGGCATCGGTTTATTCGGCATCAAAAACTGCACGTGAAGAGTTCCCACAATATGATGTAACCGTCAGAGGCGCTGTATCTATTGGCAGGCGACTGCTCGATCCTTTGGCAGAACTCATAAAAATTGACCCCAAATCAATTGGTGTGGGACAATATCAGCATGATGTAAACCAGACACAATTAAAAAAAGAGCTCGACGAAACAGTTTTTCAATGTGTAAATGAAGTGGGTGTCAATTTAAATACAGCGAGCTATCACCTGCTTGCATACGTATCAGGTTTATCAGAAACACAGGCAAAAAATATAGTAGCTTTTCGTAAGAAACACGGAAAATTTAAAAACAGGAAAGAGCTACAAAAGGTAACAAGGCTTGGCCCCAAGGCCTTTGAGCAATCGGCAGGATTTTTACGCATCAGAGATGCAGAGAACCCGCTGGACAATACAGCTGTACACCCGGAAAGTTATAAAATGGTAAATGCGCTGGCAAAAATGAAAGGCACAAAACCCGAAAACCTGCCTAACCAACAAATATCGCTAAGCAAAGCGGAAAAAGAGAAACTACTTGAAGATGGATGGGGCATTTATACCATTGAAGACATAATTCAGGAACTTAAGCAACCTGGACGCGACCCCCGTGGAAAAGCAAGCGTTTTCACGTTCAATCAGCAAATTCAGGGCATCGAGGACCTTAAAGAAGGTATGCGCGTACCGGGCATCGTCACAAACATAACAGACTTTGGAGCTTTTATTGACATTGGTATCAAACAAAACGGATTATTACATATTTCTGAAATTGCAAATGAATATGTGGCGCACCCATCGGAGAAGCTGCACATAAACGACCAGCTAATCTTACGCATTAAAAGTGTAGATTTAGAGCGGGGTAGAATACAACTTTCATTAAAAGATGCGAAAAACGAATAA
- a CDS encoding glycosyltransferase produces the protein MKISYLSTFYPFRGGIAQFNAALYRALIAKGHEVDPITFKRQYPNLLFPGKTQYVTSDDKADIIPSQQMVDSIDPFNWITSAKKIRKMSPDILLMKFWIPYFAPSFGHISKHQNPNTRSIAILDNVIPHERKFFDIPLIKYYLNRVNGFIVMSEQVRDELLSIKPDARFAYKQHPLYDHFGAPEDKTIARQKLGLSANKKTLLFFGFIRAYKGLDLLIEAMNKLDDSYQLIIAGESYSSFEPYQKQIDQNRFRNNIHPNVRYISDKEVPLFFSAADACVLPYKSATQSGITSIAYHFELPMIATNVGGLEEMVKDNETGVVVDKPNADNLATGIKRFFKIDQSHFADQIRAKKKELSWEGFAQSILDLYKTIE, from the coding sequence ATGAAAATCAGCTACTTGTCTACATTTTACCCCTTCCGGGGCGGAATTGCTCAGTTTAATGCAGCCTTATACCGGGCCCTGATTGCCAAAGGACACGAAGTGGACCCGATCACATTCAAAAGACAATACCCTAATCTGCTGTTTCCCGGAAAAACGCAATATGTAACAAGTGATGACAAGGCCGATATTATACCCAGTCAACAAATGGTCGACAGTATAGACCCGTTTAACTGGATAACTTCAGCCAAAAAAATCAGGAAAATGTCGCCCGACATTTTATTGATGAAATTCTGGATCCCCTACTTTGCTCCATCATTTGGCCATATATCAAAACATCAAAACCCCAACACACGCTCAATAGCCATTTTAGATAATGTAATTCCACATGAGCGTAAGTTTTTCGACATACCATTGATAAAATATTATCTGAACAGGGTGAATGGTTTTATTGTAATGTCGGAGCAGGTCCGTGACGAGTTACTCAGCATTAAACCCGATGCCCGGTTTGCATACAAACAGCACCCGCTTTATGATCATTTTGGGGCTCCCGAAGATAAAACTATTGCCAGACAGAAGCTTGGCCTTTCTGCCAACAAAAAAACCTTACTGTTCTTTGGTTTCATAAGGGCTTATAAAGGACTTGATTTGCTAATTGAAGCAATGAATAAATTAGATGACAGTTACCAGCTGATAATTGCCGGTGAGAGTTACAGCAGTTTTGAACCCTATCAAAAGCAAATTGACCAAAACCGATTCAGGAACAACATTCACCCAAATGTGCGATATATAAGCGACAAAGAGGTGCCGCTTTTCTTCTCTGCAGCTGATGCATGTGTACTACCCTACAAATCGGCAACACAAAGTGGCATCACATCCATTGCCTACCATTTTGAACTGCCAATGATTGCCACAAACGTAGGAGGCTTAGAGGAAATGGTAAAGGATAATGAAACAGGCGTAGTTGTGGATAAACCCAATGCAGATAACCTGGCCACAGGCATTAAGCGTTTTTTTAAAATTGACCAAAGCCATTTTGCAGATCAAATTAGAGCAAAGAAAAAAGAGTTAAGCTGGGAAGGTTTTGCCCAAAGTATATTAGATCTCTATAAAACTATCGAGTAA
- a CDS encoding T9SS type A sorting domain-containing protein produces the protein MRKFTILLAMVAFATFAFGQKGFMPAKTSFSKADPTAVANKRQQVKEDIKSSRNVIWYEDFNGATWSGTSVQGEPAPQNAPEGWELVDFNERGWHFRWDTVGPSGMYTSPLGEDCNEPNDPLFSTTGHNGFMMLELDDFNTSADCSTFAGLTQNAALVYNGGLDFTDHQAVHLVFEQTHRFCCSPSDDIYFEVSTDQGDTWEGFSVREAPNNYTPGNAFVGEYDISTLVGGESDVWFRFHLQGYIVYHWEIDDVRFVKPIDNDMRIEDYWNDYIVDFEPSVDIEDDNDFYGGFYSYPWFVIQDFESFSLALQNYGGVTQNNIVHNVEVKRNGAIIESYNTSIASAAPGIKDTTELDIPDSLMLPGKGVYEFVHYSTTDEGDENDDNNWVSREMAITDSTLSPVDMTTVTGAAAPTDWADVNDGAGLAFEVEIPDPSLHGTASDEMTLKGLRVYVRDNQRDHVEDMINAGAASFEAQVWVYNTATEEYDLKVSSAPYTLTIDDIGSFVRIDFPEAGDRTISEGDGGDYFINLKFNGMSSGGRMVNVGENDSQKAGLTAGYLVLTDPNGTVYLGKQAMIELIVDYTAAYPSTEYDATFTVDDGANPIEGATVYVGGKSASTDVNGEVTIALENGSYPYTVVEDGYGDVEGTIEVAGAAVSETVSMSVEYMTYFEVTNEAGSYLSNAKIAINEETLSTGADGVDSLALVNGSYDYMVSLLGYDTLTGSVTVADAEQTVEIQLTQSMPYTVDFTVTDLEATPIEGATLTFGGTDYTTDASGLVSVSAPFGSSVYTVAATGYQTFVGSVVVTESMQKTVELNPLHMLTINVEDAAGTAIEGATVTIDGMDAQTTDASGLVTYEVIDGTYEATASMEGYVDNSTTVEVAGADASGTITLTGVYTVTFEVQEDEVPVQNANIEINNTFIATDVDGIATIDLDGGQAYPYSVIYSTYSENDTIDNLSADTTITINFTGIYGVNALQFDVYPNPTSGQFTIEAQGQANVTIMNAAGKVVETMVINGTQQVNLNVASGVYFVRMKEADKVGVQRLIVE, from the coding sequence ATGAGAAAGTTTACTATTTTATTAGCAATGGTTGCTTTTGCTACGTTTGCTTTTGGGCAAAAAGGGTTTATGCCTGCTAAAACCAGTTTTAGCAAAGCTGATCCTACTGCTGTAGCGAATAAAAGGCAACAAGTAAAAGAAGACATCAAAAGTTCCCGCAATGTTATTTGGTACGAAGATTTTAATGGTGCCACATGGTCTGGTACATCGGTACAAGGTGAACCAGCACCCCAAAACGCGCCGGAGGGCTGGGAATTAGTTGACTTCAATGAACGAGGATGGCACTTCCGTTGGGATACTGTTGGCCCAAGCGGAATGTATACTTCTCCACTAGGGGAGGATTGTAATGAACCTAATGATCCTTTATTTTCAACAACGGGACATAATGGTTTTATGATGCTGGAATTGGATGATTTCAATACTTCTGCCGACTGTTCTACTTTTGCTGGATTAACTCAAAATGCAGCACTTGTTTACAACGGAGGTCTTGATTTTACTGATCACCAGGCTGTTCACCTTGTTTTTGAGCAAACACACCGTTTTTGCTGCTCACCATCTGATGATATCTATTTTGAAGTTTCTACAGATCAGGGTGATACATGGGAAGGTTTTAGTGTAAGAGAAGCTCCAAATAACTATACTCCCGGTAATGCATTTGTAGGAGAATATGATATCTCTACACTTGTTGGCGGAGAATCAGATGTTTGGTTTCGCTTCCATCTTCAGGGTTATATCGTATATCACTGGGAAATTGACGATGTTAGATTCGTTAAGCCTATTGATAATGATATGAGAATTGAAGATTACTGGAACGACTATATAGTTGATTTTGAGCCAAGTGTAGATATCGAGGACGATAATGATTTTTACGGTGGTTTTTACAGCTATCCATGGTTTGTTATTCAGGATTTTGAAAGCTTTAGTTTAGCACTTCAAAATTATGGTGGTGTTACTCAAAACAACATAGTTCATAATGTTGAAGTGAAGAGGAATGGTGCTATTATTGAGTCTTACAATACATCTATTGCTTCGGCTGCACCTGGAATAAAAGATACAACAGAACTTGATATTCCAGATTCATTAATGCTTCCTGGTAAAGGTGTTTATGAATTTGTTCATTATTCAACTACCGATGAAGGTGATGAAAATGACGATAATAACTGGGTGAGCCGTGAAATGGCAATTACCGATAGTACTTTGAGTCCTGTTGATATGACAACAGTTACAGGAGCAGCTGCACCAACCGACTGGGCAGATGTAAATGATGGCGCAGGTCTTGCTTTTGAAGTAGAAATACCTGATCCATCTCTACATGGAACTGCTTCAGACGAAATGACACTTAAAGGATTACGTGTTTACGTAAGAGATAACCAGAGAGATCATGTTGAAGATATGATTAATGCCGGTGCTGCTTCTTTCGAAGCTCAGGTATGGGTTTATAATACTGCAACTGAGGAGTATGACCTTAAAGTTTCTTCAGCTCCTTATACACTGACTATTGACGATATAGGTAGCTTTGTTCGTATTGATTTCCCAGAAGCGGGTGACAGAACAATTTCCGAAGGCGACGGTGGAGATTATTTTATCAATCTTAAGTTTAATGGTATGTCATCTGGTGGCAGAATGGTAAATGTTGGTGAGAATGACTCGCAAAAAGCAGGTCTTACTGCCGGTTACCTTGTGCTTACAGATCCTAACGGAACCGTTTATCTAGGTAAACAAGCCATGATTGAACTGATTGTTGACTACACAGCCGCTTACCCAAGTACTGAGTACGATGCAACATTTACCGTTGATGATGGAGCAAACCCAATTGAAGGTGCTACTGTTTATGTTGGTGGTAAAAGTGCCTCAACTGACGTGAATGGTGAAGTTACCATTGCTCTTGAAAATGGTTCTTATCCTTACACCGTTGTTGAAGATGGCTACGGAGATGTAGAAGGTACAATTGAAGTTGCAGGTGCTGCTGTAAGCGAAACTGTTTCAATGAGCGTTGAGTATATGACCTATTTTGAAGTAACAAACGAAGCAGGAAGTTACTTAAGTAATGCAAAAATTGCTATTAATGAAGAGACCCTTTCTACAGGTGCTGACGGAGTTGATTCTCTTGCACTTGTGAATGGTAGCTACGACTACATGGTTTCACTATTAGGTTATGATACACTTACAGGATCAGTTACTGTTGCAGATGCTGAACAAACTGTTGAAATTCAGTTGACTCAGTCAATGCCTTATACCGTTGATTTTACGGTAACCGATTTAGAAGCTACACCAATTGAAGGAGCTACGCTTACTTTCGGTGGAACTGACTATACTACTGATGCATCAGGTTTAGTTTCTGTTTCTGCTCCATTTGGTTCTTCAGTTTATACTGTAGCTGCTACAGGCTATCAAACATTTGTAGGTTCAGTTGTTGTAACTGAAAGTATGCAAAAGACTGTTGAGCTTAATCCTCTACATATGTTAACTATTAATGTAGAAGATGCAGCAGGTACTGCTATAGAAGGAGCAACTGTAACAATTGATGGCATGGATGCACAAACTACAGATGCTTCAGGTCTTGTTACTTATGAAGTTATTGATGGAACTTATGAAGCAACTGCTTCAATGGAAGGATATGTAGATAACTCTACAACTGTTGAGGTTGCTGGTGCTGATGCTTCAGGAACAATTACCCTTACTGGTGTTTACACAGTTACTTTCGAAGTACAAGAAGATGAGGTTCCTGTTCAGAATGCCAACATCGAAATCAACAATACCTTTATTGCTACAGACGTAGACGGTATTGCTACAATAGATCTAGATGGTGGACAGGCATATCCATATTCAGTAATATATAGTACATATTCAGAGAATGATACTATTGATAATCTTTCTGCTGATACAACTATTACAATTAACTTTACTGGAATTTATGGTGTAAATGCATTGCAATTTGATGTTTATCCTAACCCAACATCAGGTCAATTTACAATCGAAGCACAAGGACAAGCTAATGTTACTATTATGAATGCAGCTGGTAAAGTTGTTGAAACAATGGTAATTAACGGTACACAGCAAGTTAACCTTAACGTTGCAAGCGGAGTTTACTTCGTACGCATGAAAGAGGCTGACAAAGTTGGCGTACAGCGTCTAATTGTTGAGTAA
- a CDS encoding glycosyltransferase family 9 protein encodes MGDVIRTTPLVVKYRELYENVHFTWLTDFPDVLPPSDIQDILKPTAFNLEKIKNRTFDIAINLDKEEEACQLLADVDANEKYGFIWNNGHLDAATPAAEHKIITGLFDHISIKNTKSYPEEVFEICHLKFNLEEYLLNYNKSIAEKWQGLLKEKANGRKIVGLNTGCGNRWLTRLWPNDYWIQFINLLDHDKVLPVLLGGPQEDEKNTWLAKQTQAWYPGTFSLEEFISLTSNLDAVVTQVSMMMHIAVGHKTPMVLMNNIFNKHEFEMYNRGVIVEPETGCDCYYGNKCKRSRSCMFDLRPETVMNEVNQLLKI; translated from the coding sequence ATGGGTGATGTAATACGCACCACACCCCTGGTAGTTAAATACCGGGAGTTATACGAAAATGTTCATTTCACCTGGCTTACAGACTTTCCAGATGTATTACCCCCTTCCGACATTCAGGATATACTTAAGCCTACAGCATTCAACCTTGAAAAAATTAAAAATCGCACTTTTGACATAGCCATTAACCTGGATAAAGAAGAGGAGGCCTGCCAGCTCTTGGCCGATGTGGATGCAAATGAAAAATACGGTTTCATCTGGAACAATGGCCATTTAGATGCCGCGACACCTGCAGCCGAACACAAAATTATCACCGGATTATTCGATCATATTTCAATAAAAAACACAAAATCGTATCCCGAAGAAGTTTTCGAAATATGCCATCTTAAATTTAACCTGGAAGAGTATTTATTAAACTACAATAAGTCTATTGCAGAAAAATGGCAGGGGTTATTAAAGGAAAAAGCCAATGGCCGTAAAATAGTCGGCCTCAATACAGGTTGTGGTAACAGGTGGCTAACCAGGTTATGGCCCAATGACTATTGGATACAATTCATAAACCTGCTCGATCACGATAAAGTATTGCCCGTTTTATTGGGTGGGCCACAGGAAGACGAGAAAAATACCTGGTTGGCAAAACAAACACAAGCCTGGTATCCGGGCACCTTCTCGCTTGAAGAATTCATTTCACTCACCTCAAATTTAGATGCTGTAGTTACGCAGGTAAGCATGATGATGCACATTGCCGTAGGGCATAAAACCCCAATGGTACTCATGAACAACATCTTTAACAAACATGAATTTGAAATGTATAACCGCGGCGTAATCGTAGAACCTGAAACAGGTTGCGATTGTTACTATGGTAACAAATGCAAAAGATCGCGGTCGTGCATGTTTGATCTGAGGCCAGAAACTGTAATGAATGAGGTAAACCAACTATTGAAGATATAA
- a CDS encoding IS256 family transposase — translation MMFTKKQTEEVLSKFISRENGLHDVMEMVLNAMMYSEREAFLSGAKSNKGNGYRPLSALGHGHQLELQVPRDRLSQFTPKILAIFREQESYLKEVSFKLYSKGLTTRDISSVMDTIYGGHYSKSKISDISTSFYDQMQAWRNRELDSHYLALYIDGLHVKLKRGNKYETECFYIILGLREDFKREVISIVNFPVESANSWEIIFDQIKARGIETVGIIISDALSGIDKSIAKKFSCPHQKCILHLQRNLLSYVRMSDKKEVANDFREVLSAADPHHNKAIAVSKFKEFKEKWRKKYRSFGQYLDNLDIYPYLTFLDYDVRIRRMLYTTNWIERFNKSARRTLKIRGALPSEEAVLSLITSVAKEQTEGHYSYPIYNFRYEEKLLANKY, via the coding sequence ATGATGTTTACAAAGAAACAAACAGAAGAAGTATTAAGCAAGTTTATTTCACGAGAAAATGGTCTTCATGATGTAATGGAGATGGTCTTAAATGCAATGATGTATTCAGAACGGGAAGCCTTTCTGTCAGGAGCAAAAAGCAACAAGGGAAATGGTTACAGACCCCTAAGTGCCTTAGGTCATGGACACCAACTTGAGCTGCAAGTCCCTAGAGATCGCTTAAGTCAATTTACTCCAAAAATATTAGCTATATTTCGAGAACAAGAATCTTACTTAAAAGAAGTCTCCTTTAAGCTATATTCAAAAGGTTTAACCACGCGTGATATATCCTCAGTCATGGATACCATTTATGGCGGACATTATAGTAAAAGTAAGATTAGTGATATTAGTACCAGTTTTTATGATCAAATGCAAGCATGGAGAAACAGAGAACTGGACTCCCATTATCTTGCACTTTATATTGACGGCCTTCATGTAAAATTAAAAAGAGGAAATAAATATGAAACAGAATGTTTTTATATCATTCTTGGCTTGCGTGAAGATTTTAAGCGAGAAGTCATATCTATCGTTAATTTTCCCGTAGAATCAGCTAATTCATGGGAAATAATATTTGATCAAATCAAAGCAAGAGGAATAGAGACTGTTGGTATTATAATATCAGACGCTCTAAGCGGTATTGATAAGAGCATAGCAAAAAAATTTAGTTGCCCGCATCAGAAATGCATTTTACACTTGCAACGTAACCTATTAAGTTATGTCCGCATGAGTGATAAAAAAGAGGTTGCTAATGACTTTAGAGAAGTTCTCAGTGCTGCTGATCCGCACCATAACAAAGCTATAGCTGTGTCAAAATTTAAAGAATTTAAAGAAAAATGGCGAAAGAAATACAGGTCTTTTGGGCAATATCTTGATAACCTGGATATTTACCCATATTTAACCTTTTTAGATTACGATGTCAGAATACGTCGTATGCTTTATACGACCAACTGGATAGAGCGATTTAATAAAAGCGCCAGAAGAACATTGAAAATAAGAGGTGCATTACCATCTGAAGAGGCAGTTCTATCACTGATAACAAGTGTGGCAAAAGAACAAACAGAGGGTCATTACTCATATCCTATTTATAATTTTAGATATGAAGAAAAACTATTAGCAAACAAATATTAA